One part of the Mya arenaria isolate MELC-2E11 chromosome 3, ASM2691426v1 genome encodes these proteins:
- the LOC128228439 gene encoding scavenger receptor cysteine-rich domain superfamily protein-like, translated as MIFQNVLALAATLVLVLIQLGSMDMVRSSEVRITGGKDFLGVVQFNENGTWSSLCTDGFGKTNAKVVCRQLGFKKGIALKMSSFANAVRPNISCVGKETSILKCKYNIGGRCKESWKNAGVLCYNQNKPSVRINGTRNSGRVELQVDDINYTFCESMWQSGPSRTACRQFGFNDGLRRIYPNGNMTMLAISIWCDYKDQSIFSCSWFLKDDSTCLEVNRAAGVVCYNNVRITDGWENDTMIAGVVEMYYPDYVATTNWFTMSPTGFDEREALVVCQELGFPYSRLLPLGLFGAKSIPIFHKFNCSGSEISFADCDYGKATQEDFHIVYACYIRPYGDCWQRSTMTYEYSSIVCSVYPFGNEGMRVLPVDHSPTIVYVEKDGIKGVIYPEDWDDNDAKVMCQQQGYKTGVALGPKYADPSYPYWMSSVQCAGTEGHIENCTFEEKPPLWKAFSFRDFRSAAQVHCTNGTGVDIQLDAGTSPNSGMVKVSVSGEWGVICDRNWTNMDARVACRHLGFYDGLAGTNVNKSLGKGRLWLHDIECSGEEKSIFSCPGSFNVTNQQYYDKCMAYVFCTEKVRLQPNVTFGAVQVWDRDNYHLVCAEGFDKLAAQAVCRSLGFAYGTSICCSALGQMEYDIVYSNFKCTGIESDLLECDYVKYFPNCTSGHYASVACSNHLENEDYELKIHTSGKVTIRHFDNSGFICANGFDDAAATVICREKGYKGGSAYYHSRNTKYSTVPLLGVPWLANIACNGTEYYLGQCEKDKWGLVGTCDENRIPAVYCYNQTGFVFSLVNETDNGNGLVVFTVDDKSGAICVRDSVFGERQKLAAIVCKQLGYGNGSLLLNGTEAENDVVGMEKFPGKLDMFITKVECTGNESSITECTFRIVEDWSTFTEDWISITTDGCHNWSCMRERTYNRMYAIEKELSCWGGKRRLAVKCFL; from the exons TGCGCATCACAGGTGGCAAAGACTTCCTTGGTGTGGTTCAATTCAATGAAAACGGAACGTGGTCTAGCCTTTGTACTGATGGGTTTGGGAAGACAAATGCGAAGGTTGTGTGCAGGCAGCTTGGTTTCAAG AAAGGTATTGCTTTGAAAATGAGCTCTTTTGCAAATGCAGTTCGTCCGAACATATCTTGTGTTGGCAAGGAGACCTCAATATTGAAATGCAAATATAACATTGGAGGGCGTTGCAAGGAAAGTTGGAAAAATGCCGGAGTTCTATGCTACAATCAAAACA AACCTTCAGTTCGCATTAACGGTACACGAAACTCCGGTCGTGTTGAACTTCAAGTTGACGACATCAATTACACATTTTGTGAAAGTATGTGGCAGAGTGGTCCATCTAGAACAGCCTGTAGGCAATTCGGGTTCAACGACGGGCTGAGAAG GATTTATCCGAATGGTAACATGACCATGCTAGCTATCAGCATCTGGTGTGACTATAAGGACCAATCAATTTTCTCGTGCTCCTGGTTCTTGAAAGACGATTCCACATGCCTCGAAGTGAATAGAGCTGCTGGCGTGGTGTGCTATAATAATG TGCGTATTACTGACGGTTGGGAGAACGACACAATGATTGCTGGTGTAGTGGAAATGTATTATCCCGACTATGTTGCTACAACGAATTGGTTTACCATGAGCCCTACTGGTTTCGACGAAAGGGAGGCACTGGTTGTGTGTCAAGAACTTGGCTTTCCTTACAGTAGACTTTTACCGTTAG GATTATTTGGGGCAAAGAGCATCCccattttccacaaatttaaTTGTAGTGGAAGTGAAATTAGTTTTGCCGACTGTGATTACGGAAAGGCAACCCAAGAAGACTTCCACATCGTGTATGCCTGCTATATAAGACCATATGGAGATTGTTGGCAGCGGTCAACTATGACCTACGAGTACTCTTCTATTGTCTGCTCCGTATACCCATTTGGGAACGAAG GAATGAGGGTACTACCCGTTGACCATTCACCTACCATAGTGTATGTGGAGAAAGACGGAATAAAGGGAGTTATATACCCTGAAGATTGGGACGATAATGACGCCAAGGTCATGTGTCAACAGCAGGGTTATAAAACAGGTGTAGCCCTCGGGCCGAAGTATGCAG ATCCAAGTTACCCATACTGGATGTCAAGCGTGCAATGTGCTGGAACAGAAGGACACATTGAAAATTGTACCTTTGAAGAAAAACCTCCTCTTTGGAAAGCATTCTCATTCAGGGACTTTCGCAGCGCGGCACAAGTGCATTGTACAAATGGCACAG GTGTCGATATACAACTTGATGCAGGAACATCGCCAAACTCAGGAATGGTGAAGGTTTCTGTTAGCGGGGAGTGGGGCGTTATCTGCGATAGAAACTGGACTAATATGGATGCGAGGGTAGCCTGTCGGCACTTGGGCTTTTATGACGGTCTTGCTGGTACCAATGTTAACAAATCATTAGGAAAag GTCGTTTGTGGTTGCACGACATAGAATGCAGCGGTGAAGAAAAGTCTATATTCTCCTGTCCGGGAAGTTTTAATGTTACGAATCAACAATACTATGATAAGTGCATGGCGTATGTTTTCTGTACGGAAAAAG TTCGACTTCAACCCAATGTGACATTTGGCGCTGTTCAAGTATGGGACAGAGACAACTATCATCTTGTGTGTGCAGAAGGTTTTGATAAACTTGCTGCTCAAGCAGTGTGTCGATCCCTTGGGTTCGCTTATGGAACAAGCATATGTTGCTCCGCTTTGGGACAAATGGAATACGATATTGTATATAGCAATTTCAAATGTACTGGTATCGAGTCAGACCTACTCGAATGCGATTATGTTAAATACTTTCCCAACTGCACCAGTGGACATTACGCTTCTGTAGCCTGCTCGAACCATCTGGAAAATGAAG ATTATGAATTAAAGATCCATACATCTGGAAAAGTTACCATAAGACATTTTGATAATTCGGGCTTTATCTGCGCTAATGGTTTTGATGATGCAGCAGCGACAGTAATTTGCAGAGAGAAGGGATATAAAGGTGGATCTGCATATTACCATTCCAGAAATACTAAATATAGCACCGTCCCACTTTTAG GTGTTCCATGGTTAGCAAACATTGCGTGCAATGGAACCGAATACTATCTTGGACAATGTGAAAAAGACAAATGGGGCTTAGTTGGGACTTGCGATGAGAACAGAATACCTGCAGTTTACTGTTACAACCAAACGG GTTTCGTTTTTTCTCTTGTAAATGAAACAGATAATGGTAATGGACTTGTTGTGTTCACGGTAGATGATAAAAGCGGTGCGATATGTGTACGCGATTCCGTTTTTGGAGAACGACAAAAACTTGCAGCCATTGTATGTAAACAGCTTGGCTATGGAAACGGCAGCCTGCTTTTAAATGGTACTGAAGCTGAGAATGACGTCGTCGGAATGGAAAAATTTCCTGGAAAGTTGGATATGTTTATAACCAAGGTCGAGTGTACCGGAAACGAAAGCAGTATAACGGAGTGCACGTTTAGGATTGTAGAAGACTGGTCGACGTTCACTGAAGATTGGATATCGATAACAACAGATGGATGTCACAACTGGTCTTGTATGAGAGAACGAACTTACAACCGAATGTATGCGATAGAAAAAGAACTCTCGTGTTGGGGAGGAAAACGACGTTTAGCTGTCAAATGTTTCCTTTAA